A single genomic interval of Mucilaginibacter robiniae harbors:
- a CDS encoding RagB/SusD family nutrient uptake outer membrane protein, with protein MKFKYNQKANAVLLVSLIISLSACKKDDFLSVPPKGVLTDATTFSTQTNTDLFVNDIYNSLPDYNNGNQVDRILDAWTDNSNSGATNHEGQAVIRSNALSANNSTNGVGGYFGWSLLYTDIRKCNVFLKDAAANASAYDATWYAQRVGEVRFLRAFFYMLLFKNYGGVPLLTAPLTNTDGSDIFNERATTDATLAFIEADCDAAANVLPLKQTTANLGRATKGAALALKGDVELFAASPLVNTSNDQAKWAKAAATYQSIIALNTYNLFTTSSATPITSTTGSGTTSTAYRDQFLAVNNWNNETIFARAYALPNKGHKREGYMGPVIVHGGAQTWGGASPTQSLIDDYQMDNGKPITDPTSGYDPAHPYLHRESRFEQSMVYDGSYWQGEVFKSRIGGSNQIDLGSTSDISNTGYCIRKTLDESILGQTSLGTAIGTSNYQFYRYAEVLLSYAEAQNEAVGPDLSVFDAVNKVRARVLLPLVPAGTSQVDMRTIIRRERRLEFCFEDKRWYDIRRWDITVNSPAVINSPEYGMKITADASGNLTYERVVVFQNRFSEYMNWLPIPQGIINQNPKLKQNPGY; from the coding sequence ATGAAATTCAAATATAATCAAAAAGCAAATGCGGTGTTATTAGTCTCACTGATCATCAGCTTAAGCGCTTGTAAAAAAGACGATTTCTTGTCCGTTCCGCCTAAGGGCGTACTTACCGATGCGACTACCTTTAGCACGCAGACTAATACGGATCTTTTTGTTAATGACATATACAACTCGCTTCCCGATTACAATAATGGAAACCAGGTGGATCGTATTTTAGATGCCTGGACCGATAATAGTAATAGTGGTGCCACTAACCATGAAGGTCAGGCGGTGATCCGTAGTAACGCCTTAAGCGCGAATAACTCTACCAATGGCGTTGGTGGTTATTTTGGCTGGTCATTACTGTATACCGACATTCGGAAATGTAATGTATTTTTGAAAGATGCAGCAGCAAATGCCTCTGCCTATGATGCAACCTGGTATGCGCAGCGCGTAGGAGAAGTTAGGTTCTTGCGTGCTTTCTTTTATATGCTTCTATTTAAAAATTATGGAGGAGTTCCATTATTAACAGCTCCGCTAACCAATACTGACGGTTCAGATATCTTCAATGAGAGGGCTACAACCGATGCTACGCTGGCATTTATTGAAGCAGATTGTGATGCTGCAGCAAATGTGCTCCCTTTAAAGCAAACGACAGCCAATTTAGGCCGGGCAACAAAAGGCGCTGCTTTGGCTTTAAAAGGTGATGTTGAGCTGTTTGCAGCAAGTCCTTTGGTTAATACCTCTAATGACCAAGCTAAATGGGCTAAAGCTGCAGCCACTTATCAATCCATTATAGCACTTAATACCTATAATCTGTTTACCACATCTTCAGCAACACCGATCACCTCAACAACTGGCTCAGGAACAACCTCAACAGCGTACCGCGATCAGTTTCTGGCTGTAAATAACTGGAACAATGAAACCATTTTTGCCCGTGCTTATGCTTTACCCAATAAAGGGCATAAACGTGAAGGATATATGGGACCAGTGATCGTTCATGGTGGGGCACAGACCTGGGGAGGGGCATCACCGACACAAAGCTTGATCGACGATTACCAAATGGATAATGGGAAACCGATTACAGATCCAACGTCCGGCTATGATCCGGCGCATCCCTACCTGCACCGGGAATCACGTTTTGAGCAGTCCATGGTTTATGACGGGTCTTACTGGCAGGGTGAAGTATTTAAATCAAGAATAGGCGGTTCAAATCAGATCGATCTAGGGTCAACTAGTGACATCTCTAACACTGGCTATTGCATCCGTAAAACTTTAGACGAATCTATTTTAGGTCAGACGAGTTTAGGTACGGCTATTGGTACGTCCAATTATCAGTTTTACCGCTATGCAGAAGTGCTGCTAAGCTACGCAGAAGCACAGAACGAGGCAGTAGGCCCTGACCTGAGCGTGTTCGACGCAGTTAATAAAGTTCGGGCCAGGGTGCTGTTGCCACTAGTACCTGCTGGAACGAGTCAGGTAGATATGCGCACCATTATCCGACGGGAACGCCGGTTAGAATTTTGTTTTGAAGACAAGCGTTGGTACGACATCAGGCGTTGGGACATTACCGTAAACAGTCCGGCTGTGATTAACTCGCCTGAATATGGCATGAAAATTACGGCTGATGCTTCAGGAAATCTTACCTATGAGCGTGTAGTTGTATTTCAAAACCGTTTTTCGGAGTACATGAACTGGTTGCCGATTCCTCAGGGAATTATCAATCAGAATCCAAAACTTAAGCAAAATCCAGGTTACTAA
- a CDS encoding SusC/RagA family TonB-linked outer membrane protein — translation MKRNLLKYRLGNRKIGLFLLITALFYIPLTSSAISLNVNVRIKPYTKNILNGYQDAIVKGKVTDASTGQTLPGVSVKIKGSKSGTVTDVDGNFTISAPDDGTLVFSFVGYDVAEAAVKGQNFLNITLRAKSNSLNEVVVVGYGTQKKTSTTAAVSTIPITEIAQKPIVNITNGLVGRAAGLIATQSGGEPGFDGSGLLIRGPATTGRTSPLTVVDGVPRDFSRLDPNSIETITVLKDAAAVAPYGVAGANGVILITTKSGKAGKPTLTYNGYYGIQNPTYVPRFVNSYEYALLRNEAAANDGTTKPYTQTDIDLFQNHQDPDGHADGHPLEDIIKRNRPIQYHNISMSGGTEDIKYFASVGFNRQDGMWSTTFLNKYNGSLGVTANATKTTTVNLRVNAYEEDQHFPSVGAGSIIDQAQRQNPTYPVQYSNGLPGGYIGRSLYSQIYNSGYTLNKNTAWLSQLSIDQKLPLKGLSLKGIVSYDIGPDPLGFSGNNNSTVRTWQTPMPFTNPISPNGVYAPGIVYNFPISISGVDKPRLSQTYNENKMMTFQGLLNYANTFGKSQITGTLVAEYRKVRWENFNASRINYNLSIDELNFGGPLPTDVTVSGSSGGQKQLGYVYRFTYAYNNRYLFETAGRYDGSYLFSPGNRFGFFPSFSAGWRISEESFMKGIKWVDNLKLRGSYGQSGNYPSGGQYQYLSQFGINNNSAVIGGNATQSISENLQGNPNITWERAKKSDIALEGTLFNGLIGFETDFFYEKRSNFLVTIGSVLPGEYGVGTGQVNGGVLNNRGVEFTLTSYKNFANGLRLDVRGTFTYAKSKILQVFENAATFNNPNRRITGRPLGEQFGLKALGYYTPDDFTNPNAQNPTLKTGVPVPNFGQVHVGDLKYADLSGPNGVPDGKVNSDDITDIGHPQTPQIQFGLEPRLSFKNFDLDLLFQGSARSNIQLYNYYVFPFLGSGSATEAVYFDHWTPNNVNATYPRISATPSSNNTQTSSWFMRNDSYIRLKSAELGYTIPRKLLGKSISSVRVFASGQNLFTVTPNMKEDIDPENSGNNQNYYQQRVISFGLNVTF, via the coding sequence ATGAAGAGAAATTTACTTAAGTATCGATTAGGGAACCGAAAAATAGGATTGTTTTTACTTATAACAGCCCTGTTTTATATTCCCCTTACAAGTTCAGCTATTTCGTTAAACGTCAATGTCAGGATTAAGCCTTATACAAAGAATATCCTAAATGGTTATCAGGATGCAATCGTTAAAGGTAAAGTAACGGATGCTTCAACCGGACAAACCTTGCCTGGTGTAAGTGTAAAAATCAAAGGGTCTAAATCAGGCACGGTCACAGATGTTGATGGAAATTTTACGATCAGTGCTCCAGATGATGGCACATTAGTTTTTTCATTTGTTGGTTACGACGTGGCGGAAGCCGCTGTAAAGGGGCAAAACTTTTTGAACATAACCCTTCGTGCAAAATCTAATAGTCTTAACGAGGTGGTAGTGGTCGGCTATGGTACACAGAAAAAAACTTCTACCACAGCAGCGGTATCAACTATACCAATTACTGAGATCGCACAAAAACCGATAGTTAATATTACCAACGGCCTTGTTGGACGAGCCGCAGGCCTTATCGCCACTCAAAGTGGCGGTGAACCTGGCTTTGACGGTTCCGGATTATTGATCCGCGGTCCTGCGACTACTGGACGTACATCGCCGCTTACTGTTGTTGACGGTGTTCCGCGCGATTTTAGTCGTCTGGATCCCAATTCCATCGAAACCATTACCGTATTGAAAGATGCTGCTGCTGTTGCCCCGTATGGTGTGGCAGGTGCAAATGGGGTAATCCTGATTACCACGAAATCTGGTAAAGCAGGAAAGCCGACCTTGACCTACAATGGGTATTACGGCATCCAGAATCCGACCTATGTGCCTCGTTTTGTAAATAGTTACGAGTATGCTCTTTTGCGTAATGAGGCTGCGGCAAATGATGGAACCACCAAACCTTACACTCAAACGGATATTGATCTTTTTCAAAATCACCAGGATCCAGATGGGCACGCAGATGGACATCCGCTGGAAGACATTATTAAAAGGAATCGCCCCATCCAGTATCATAACATCTCAATGTCGGGTGGTACCGAGGATATCAAATATTTTGCTTCAGTCGGCTTTAATCGGCAAGACGGTATGTGGAGTACTACTTTCTTAAATAAATACAATGGGTCTTTGGGAGTAACTGCCAATGCAACCAAAACCACAACTGTGAATTTGAGAGTAAATGCTTACGAGGAAGATCAACATTTTCCATCGGTTGGCGCCGGTTCAATTATTGATCAGGCACAGCGTCAAAATCCTACCTATCCGGTACAATACTCCAACGGTCTTCCTGGTGGTTATATTGGGCGGTCTTTGTATTCACAAATTTACAACAGTGGTTACACGCTGAATAAAAACACTGCATGGCTGAGCCAATTGTCCATTGATCAGAAATTACCATTAAAAGGCTTGAGCCTTAAAGGTATTGTAAGTTATGACATTGGGCCAGACCCGCTTGGGTTTAGCGGAAATAATAACTCTACCGTCCGTACCTGGCAAACCCCGATGCCATTTACCAACCCAATATCTCCCAATGGTGTTTATGCACCAGGAATCGTGTACAACTTTCCCATATCAATTTCTGGTGTTGACAAGCCTAGGTTAAGTCAAACTTATAACGAAAATAAGATGATGACCTTCCAAGGACTATTAAATTACGCTAATACCTTTGGGAAAAGTCAAATAACCGGAACGTTGGTAGCAGAGTATCGAAAGGTTCGTTGGGAGAACTTTAACGCTTCAAGAATCAATTATAATTTAAGTATAGATGAGCTCAATTTTGGCGGCCCTCTACCAACTGATGTTACTGTTTCCGGTAGTTCAGGTGGTCAGAAGCAGTTAGGTTATGTTTACCGTTTCACTTATGCCTATAACAATCGTTATTTGTTTGAGACAGCTGGTAGGTATGACGGGAGCTATTTGTTTTCACCAGGCAATCGCTTTGGATTCTTTCCATCCTTTTCAGCTGGCTGGCGTATTTCAGAGGAAAGTTTCATGAAAGGTATTAAGTGGGTAGATAACCTGAAATTACGCGGATCTTACGGTCAGTCAGGTAATTATCCTAGCGGTGGTCAATATCAATATCTCAGCCAATTTGGAATCAATAACAACTCGGCCGTCATCGGTGGCAATGCTACACAAAGCATATCCGAGAATCTGCAGGGTAATCCAAACATCACCTGGGAGCGGGCAAAAAAATCAGATATTGCTTTAGAAGGAACGTTGTTTAACGGCTTGATAGGATTTGAAACGGATTTCTTTTACGAGAAACGTTCCAATTTTCTGGTGACCATTGGATCTGTGCTACCGGGTGAATATGGAGTAGGTACCGGACAGGTGAATGGAGGCGTCCTGAACAATCGTGGTGTCGAGTTCACGCTGACCTCTTACAAAAACTTTGCAAACGGTTTGCGCTTAGATGTTCGCGGAACCTTTACTTACGCAAAGAGCAAAATTTTGCAGGTTTTTGAAAATGCCGCAACCTTCAACAATCCAAATCGACGAATCACCGGGCGGCCTTTGGGCGAGCAGTTTGGTTTAAAAGCGCTTGGCTATTATACGCCGGATGATTTTACAAACCCAAATGCACAAAACCCAACTTTGAAAACGGGCGTTCCGGTTCCAAACTTTGGCCAGGTTCACGTCGGAGACCTGAAATATGCAGATTTAAGCGGACCCAATGGAGTGCCTGACGGCAAGGTAAATTCGGACGATATCACGGACATTGGACATCCGCAAACACCGCAAATTCAGTTTGGCCTGGAACCACGCTTGTCTTTCAAAAATTTTGATCTCGATTTGCTCTTTCAAGGTTCTGCAAGATCAAATATTCAGTTATATAACTATTATGTATTCCCATTCTTAGGTTCAGGCTCGGCTACAGAGGCGGTGTATTTTGATCACTGGACACCGAACAACGTGAATGCAACTTATCCAAGGATCTCCGCCACCCCTTCATCAAACAACACACAAACCTCAAGCTGGTTCATGCGGAATGATTCGTATATCAGGCTGAAAAGTGCGGAATTAGGCTATACTATACCTAGAAAGCTTTTAGGCAAGAGTATCAGTTCGGTAAGAGTGTTTGCATCGGGGCAGAACCTGTTCACTGTAACGCCAAATATGAAAGAGGATATTGATCCGGAAAATAGCGGAAATAACCAAAACTACTATCAGCAACGAGTAATCTCTTTTGGCTTAAATGTTACCTTTTAA